The proteins below come from a single Sorghum bicolor cultivar BTx623 chromosome 4, Sorghum_bicolor_NCBIv3, whole genome shotgun sequence genomic window:
- the LOC8073897 gene encoding protein PHOTOPERIOD-INDEPENDENT EARLY FLOWERING 1 isoform X1 yields MASKGPRSKLDHETRARRQKALEAPREPRRPKVHWDHVLAEMVWLAKEFDSERKWKLSMAKKIAQRANKSIVDQATKGERKQKEEEHRMRKVALNISKDVKKFWIKIEKLVVYKHQLEVEERKKKALDKQLDFLLGQTERYSTMLAENLVDMPYSQNLENGTSKINQPSHQEEVAEENINAAIPDDLDNMEVDDDYESSLDEEPEDDEHTIDEDEAQITEAERNEELAALEAEADLPLDVILKMYTKTKVQYVSVSRESSPDSKDILSNLGSKNLIVDSSNQANGCDHEPAHSSSDDGNSSEEVDDGHSYAEFVKKSHGKSNGNISSINDQEDEDYVAAEEVKDDETTLSEEEELAKKEDPDHLEEIKLLQKESEIPLEELIARYRKDGCADHETAELENSPHFVEEVNTDMSLDDQSVNILEAKSDISVDHLSRDVLETEHMALQSEIDVLETEHKALQSEITSVQCAEQNFVEENNLTDVNTVNGDKSDDVIADAAAAARSAQPTGNTFLTTKVRTKFPFLLKHSLREYQHIGLDWLVAMYEKRLNGILADEMGLGKTIMTISLLAHLACEKGIWGPHLIVVPTSVMLNWETEFLKWCPAFKILTYFGSAKERKQKRQGWMKPNYFHVCITTYRLVIQDSKVFKRKKWKYLILDEAHLIKNWKSQRWQTLLNFNSKRRILLTGTPLQNDLMELWSLMHFLMPHVFQSHQEFKDWFCNPISGMVEGQDKVNKEVIDRLHNVLRPFILRRLKRDVEKQLPKKHEHVIYCRLSRRQRNLYEDFIASSETQATLASGNYFGMISIIMQLRKVCNHPDLFEGRPIISSFDMAGVNMQLSYSVCMLLDKSPFSQVDLSDMNFVFTQNEFSMSSWEADEVISAFPSSITSRDCDLDIFCSNKDHQGSNLTNIFEDIQKALQEERIKESRERAASIAWWNRVRCQKRPIYGTNMRQVLTVNHPVSNILDKRNNPLCHMDYSSSLADLVLPSVERFQKMLDIVESFTFAIPAARAPPPVCWCSKGKSPVFIDPAYREKCMNKFSPILSPIRSAIVRRQVYFPDRRLIQFDCGKLQELAILLRRLKSEGHRALIFTQMTKMLDVLEEFINLYGYTYLRLDGSTPPEERQTLMQRFNTNPKFFLFILSTRSGGVGINLVGADTVIFYDSDWNPAMDQQAQDRCHRIGQTREVHIYRLISESTIEENILKKANQKRALDDLVIQRGSYNTEFFKKLDPMEFFSGHMSLHAEDQEKNCSTTVEASNDVDLALSNADVEAAIRQAEDEADYMALKKLEEEEAVDNQEFSEEVAGRAEEDELVNEEDGKPDEHINEEHKYNSSDVEKEKHITLSTKRLNDEKALTLAVGDEDTDMLADVKQMAAAAAAAGQASSSFENQLRPIDRYAMRFMELWDPVIDKAAVNHQVNVEEEEWELDRIEKLKEDLEAEIDEDQEPLSYESWDVDFATTAYRQHVEALTQKQLLEEQERQAQEAAKELEEKNDNMSSHRRKSKKNKKKTGKFKSLKRVRLSSESEVLLEETSVDTMSIDDNAHSPELISDESPHHYSNKRKKIMSATEEDSNSRSLKKFKKTTKSSFISEALSPRLKDDLNDSDPKSVARTKSDGRISIPCMPVKRIIVIKPERLKKKGIWSRDCASDSWTSEEDAVLCGTVHEYGPLWELASDFLHSLPGGSYRGRYHHPVHCCERYRELFCKHAISATDNSNSEKVPSGTGKAILRVSEDQAQMLVNVTSELPNNELLLQKHFMAVISSVWRSKCRRDPCCFTNTYSSTLHMFSPVKKPGGSSGNWPMVNFRPSFNLVRKALADAQAKSTLMVIPPPSRNQEYRRNYLELELDFLKDQHAYEEGFPSVVNVSILEPEPSKQASEPVEQSLLSGVSCRQAENRLRLASEACYDGESSHWASSAFHINDATRYKSGSKSIGKHKAASESGRPPKSKVQKITESHQEGPIVMSNFLRMPAQILPSTADFHISDSLSEFGISDSEFNYSEDLFQEVDDFEFFPDQGDSGLLPGIEELEPLSDFTDIG; encoded by the exons ATGGCGTCAAAAGGTCCCCGGTCAAAGCTAGACCATGAGACAAGAGCTAGGCGTCAGAAG GCTCTTGAAGCTCCAAGGGAGCCTCGACGGCCAAAAGTTCACTGGGACCATGTTCTTGCTGAGATGGTGTGGCTGGCAAAG GAGTTTGATTCTGAGAGAAAATGGAAGTTGTCCATGGCCAAAAAAATTGCTCAAAGAGCAAATAAGAGCATAGTTGACCAAGCAACAAAGGGCGAGAGAAAACAGAAG GAGGAAGAACATAGAATGCGAAAAGTTGCCcttaatatttcaaaggatgtgaAGAAGTTCTGGATTAAAATAGAAAAACTG GTTGTTTATAAGCATCAACTGGAGGTTGAGGAGAGAAAGAAGAAGGCACTTGATAAGCAACTTGATTTCCTTTTAGGTCAGACTGAAAG GTATTCGACAATGTTGGCGGAAAACCTTGTGGACATGCCCTATTCCCAAAACCTAGAAAACGGGACTTCGAAGATAAACCAACCATCCCATCAAGAGGAAGTAGCAGAAGAGAACATAAATGCAGCCATTCCTGATGATCTTG ATAATATGGAAGTCGATGATGATTATGAGAGCTCCTTGGATGAAGAGCCA GAAGATGATGAGCACACAATCGATGAGGATGAAGCTCAGATCACCGAAGCTGAGCGGAATGAAGAACTAGCTGCTTTAGAGGCAGAAGCTGACCTACCACTGGATGTTATTCTCAAGATGTATACAAAAACCAAAG TTCAATATGTCTCAGTTAGCAGGGAAAGCAGTCCAGACAGCAAAGACATATTAAGTAACTTAGGTTCGAAGAATTTGATTGTAG attcttcgaaCCAGGCTAATGGCTGTGATCATGAACCTGCTCACTCTTCAAGTGACGATGGCAATTCTTCAGAGGAAGTGGATGATGGTCATTCTTATGCTGAGTTTGTGAAGAAGAGTCAT GGTAAAAGTAATGGAAATATTTCTTCTATCAATGATCAG GAGGACGAAGATTACGTTGCTGCTGAAGAAGTAAAG GATGACGAAACAACTTTGTCTGAAGAGGAAGAATTGGCAAAGAAAGAAGATCCTGATCATCTGGAAGAG ATTAAGTTACTGCAGAAGGAGAGTGAGATACCACTAGAAGAACTTATCGCGAGGTACCGAAAG gATGGCTGTGCAGATCATGAAACAGCGGAGTTGGAGAATTCACCCCATTTTGTTGAAGAGGTCAATACTGATATGTCTTTGGATGATCAATCTGTGAACATTTTGGAAGCAAAAAGTGATATATCTGTGGATCACCTATCCAGGGATGTGCTGGAAACTGAGCACATGGCTCTACAATCAGAAATCGATGTGCTGGAAACTGAGCACAAGGCTCTACAGTCAGAAATCACATCAGTGCAGTGTGCTGAACAAAATTTTGTGGAAGAGAATAATCTCACTGATGTTAATACAGTCAATGGAGATAAGAGTGATGATGTAATTGCTGATGCCGCAGCTGCTGCAAGATCAGCACAACCAACTGGCAACACCTTCTTGACTACAAAAGTGCGCACGAAATTCCCATTCCTTCTTAAGCATTCTCTTCGTGAATACCAGCATATAGGGCTGGATTGGTTGGTTGCTATGTATGAGAAGAGGCTGAATGGAATTCTAGCAGACGAAATGGGTTTAGGCAAGACAATCATGACTATCTCCTTGCTAGCACACCTTGCGTGTGAGAAGGGGATATGGGGTCCTCATCTTATTGTCGTGCCGACTAGTGTTATGCTAAATTGGGAGACTGAATTTCTTAAGTGGTGTCCTGCTTTTAAAATACTGACTTATTTCGGAAGTGCAAAGGAAAGAAAGCAGAAACGTCAGGGCTGGATGAAACCAAATTACTTCCATGTTTGCATCACAACATATAGGCTTGTCATTCAGGACTCTAAAGTATTTAAGCGAAAAAAGTGGAAGTATCTTATTCTTGATGAGGCTCATCTGATAAAGAACTGGAAATCACAGCGTTGGCAGACTTTGCTTAACTTTAATTCAAAGAGACGTATTCTTCTGACTGGAACTCCACTGCAAAATGACCTTATGGAACTTTGGTCCCTCATGCATTTTCTGATGCCTCATGTATTTCAGTCTCATCAAGAGTTTAAGGATTGGTTCTGCAATCCAATTTCTGGGATGGTGGAAGGCCAAGATAAAGTAAACAAAGAAGTTATAGATCGATTGCACAATGTCCTTCGTCCATTTATACTGCGTCGACTGAAAAGGGATGTTGAGAAGCAGTTACCAAAGAAGCATGAACATGTCATATATTGCCGACTTTCTAGAAGGCAAAGGAACTTGTATGAAGATTTTATAGCTAGCTCAGAGACACAAGCAACACTGGCTAGTGGGAATTATTTTGGCATGATAAGCATCATTATGCAACTTAGAAAGGTCTGTAACCATCCAGATCTTTTTGAAGGCCGGCCAATAATAAGCTCATTTGACATGGCTGGGGTTAACATGCAGCTCAGCTATTCAGTCTGCATGCTCCTTGATAAGAGTCCATTTTCTCAGGTGGACCTGTCTGATATGAATTTTGTGTTTACTCAAAATGAATTTAGCATGAGTTCCTGGGAAGCTGACGAGGTCATCTCTGCCTTTCCTTCAAGTATCACTTCCAGGGACTGTGACCTGGATATTTTTTGCTCTAATAAGGATCATCAGGGAAgtaatttgacaaatatttttgaagatattCAGAAAGCCCTACAGGAGGAGAGAATAAAAGAATCCAGAGAAAGGGCAGCTTCCATTGCATGGTGGAATAGAGTTAGATGCCAAAAGAGGCCTATCTATGGCACAAACATGAGACAggttttgactgtaaatcatccTGTATCGAACATTCTTGATAAGAGGAACAACCCTTTGTGCCACATGGACTATTCATCAAGCCTTGCAGATcttgttcttccatctgtggaacGCTTTCAGAAAATGCTTGATATTGTTGAATCATTTACATTCGCAATTCCTGCTGCTCGAGCTCCTCCCCCTGTTTGCTGGTGCAGCAAAGGAAAGTCTCCTGTTTTTATTGATCCGGCATATAGAGAAAAATGCATGAACAAGTTTTCTCCCATTCTGTCTCCTATAAGGTCTGCTATTGTTCGTCGTCAAGTCTACTTTCCTGATAGGCGTTTGATCCAGTTTGATTGTGGGAAGTTGCAGGAACTTGCAATTCTTTTAAGGCGTTTGAAGTCAGAAGGGCACAGGGCCTTGATATTTACTCAGATGACTAAGATGCTTGATGTCTTGGAAGAGTTCATAAATCTATATGGGTATACATATTTACGTTTAGATGGTTCTACTCCCCCAGAAGAGAGGCAGACTCTGATGCAGAGGTTCAACACAAATCCaaagtttttccttttcattttgtCCACTCGTAGTGGTGGTGTGGGAATCAACCTTGTAGGTGCAGACACTGTCATCTTCTATGACAGTGACTGGAACCCTGCAATGGACCAACAAGCACAGGACAGATGCCACAGGATTGGTCAGACTCGTGAAGTTCACATATATAGACTCATTAGCGAAAGCACTATAGAGGAGAACATTCTCAAGAAAGCAAATCAGAAACGAGCTCTTGATGATTTAGTGATACAGCGTGGTAGCTACAATACGGAATTCTTCAAGAAACTTGATCCTATGGAGTTCTTTTCTGGGCACATGTCTCTCCATGCGGAAGATCAGGAGAAAAATTGCTCTACAACCGTGGAAGCTTCAAATGACGTGGATCTGGCTCTGTCAAATGCAGATGTTGAAGCAGCTATTAGACAGGCAGAAGATGAAGCTGACTATATGGCTCTCAAGAAGctggaggaggaagaggccgtggaCAATCAAGAATTCAGTGAGGAGGTTGCTGGCAGAGCAGAGGAGGATGAATTGGTTAATGAGGAGGATGGAAAACCCGATGAGCACATTAATGAAGAACACAAATACAACTCTTCTGATGTAGAGAAGGAGAAGCACATTACTTTGTCTACCAAGCGATTAAATGATGAAAAGGCTCTTACATTGGCTGTTGGTGATGAAGATACTGACATGCTTGCTGATGTGAAACAGATGGCAGCTGCAGCAGCTGCAGCAGGTCAAGCAAGTTCATCTTTTGAGAACCAGCTCCGGCCAATTGATAGATATGCAATGCGCTTTATGGAACTCTGGGATCCAGTAATTGACAAAGCTGCTGTGAATCATCAAGTAAACGTTGAGGAGGAAGAATGGGAGCTTGACCGTATTGAAAAACTCAAAGAGGATTTAGAAGCAGAAATTGATGAAGACCAAGAACCACTGTCTTATGAAT CATGGGATGTAGATTTTGCTACGACAGCCTATCGGCAACATGTTGAAGCTTTAACTCAAAAGCAG TTGTTGGAAGAACAGGAAAGGCAGGCTCAGGAAGCAGCAAAGGAGTTGGAGGAGAAGAATGATAATATGAG CAGTCACCGCAGAAAGTCaaaaaagaacaaaaagaagacaGGCAAATTCAAGTCCCTAAAAAGAGTGCGTTTGTCGTCTGAATCAGAAGTCTTACTGGAGGAAACCTCTGTAGACACAATGAGCATTGATGACAATGCACACTCACCTGAGCTTATAAGTGATGAATCGCCACACCATTACTCTAACAAGCGCAAGAAGATTATGTCTGCTACTGAGGAAGATAGTAACAGCAGAAGTTTAAAGAAGTTTAAGAAAACTACTAAGTCAAGTTTTATTTCTGAAGCCTTGTCACCTAGGCTGAAGGATGACCTTAATGATTCAGATCCAAAATCAGTGGCTAGAACTAAAAGTGATGGCAGAATTTCCATCCCTTGCATGCCAGTAAAACGTATTATTGTAATAAAGCCTGAGAGATTGAAAAAGAAGGGAATATGGTCTCGAGATTGTGCTTCAGACTCATGGACATCTGAGGAAGATGCAGTTCTTTGTGGAACTGTGCACGAGTATGGTCCTCTTTGGGAATTGGCAAGTGATTTTCTTCATTCCTTGCCAGGTGGGTCCTATAGGGGAAGATATCATCATCCTGTGCATTGCTGTGAGAGATACAGAGAACTGTTCTGCAAACATGCAATATCAGCAACAGATAATTCTAACAGTGAAAAGGTTCCTTCTGGGACTGGAAAGGCTATACTTAGAGTATCTGAG gATCAAGCTCAGATGTTGGTGAATGTGACCAGTGAACTTCCTAACAatgaattgcttctccagaaaCACTTCATGGCTGTAATTTCATCTGTCTGGAGATCAAAATGTCGCCGTGATCCCTGCTGTTTTACGAATACTTACTCTAGTACATTACATATGTTTTCTCCTGTGAAGAAGCCTGGTGGATCAAGTGGGAACTGGCCCATGGTAAACTTTAGACCAAGCTTCAATCTAGTTAGGAAAGCCCTTGCAGATGCTCAGGCTAAGTCTACACTAATGGTGATTCCACCACCGTCAAGAAATCAGGAATACCGGCGG